The segment ATCGCAACCGCGGGGATGGCACGTTCGAGGATGTAACCGGGCCGGCCGGACTTGCCGGCAGTGGCTACGCGAGCGCCGCCACCGCCGGCGACTACGACAACGACGGGCACACGGATCTCTACATCGCCAACATCGGCCGCAATCTGCTCTACCGCAATCGCGGTGACGGCACATTCGAGGACGTCACCGCCGGGGCCGGCGTCGGACATGAGGGTGCCGGAATCTCCGCGGTGTTTTTCGACGCGGACAACGACGGTCGGCTCGACCTGTATGTGGTGAACTATCTGACCTACATTCCGACGAACGAGTCCGAGCAAAACCCCGGCGCGTATCCCGGACCGCTCGCGTATGCCGGGCAGGCCAACGTGCTCTACCGCAATCGCGGTGACGGCACGTTCGAGGACGTGACGCACGCCGCCGGACTCTCTGCGCCCGGCCACCGCGGGATGTCGGTCAGCGCGTTCGACGCGGATCGCGACGGCGACGTCGATCTCTACGTCTCGAACGATGACACCCCGAACCAGCTCTTCCTGAATGATGGACGCGGACATTTCGCGGAGGTGGCGACGGAGGCGGGCGTCGCCTTCAATTCCATCGGCGAGGCGCCCGGCTCGATGAACGCGGCGGTCGCGGATGCTGACGGCGACGGCTCGCCCGATCTCTTCGTCACGCGGTTCGGCTACGGATCGCTCTACCTGAACACGCGCCCGGGAAGTTACGACGACCGGATTTGGGCGTCCGGTCTGGGCCGGATCACGCAACGCTACGTGGGCTGGGGGGGCGAGTTTCTCGACTACGACAACGACGGTGACGCCGACCTCGCCGTGGCCAACGGTTCGGCCTTCGTGCTCGATGGCACGGAGACGTTACTGCTGGAGAACCAGGGTGACGCGAAGTTTGTCGATGCCTCCGCCCGCGGCGGCGCGTTTTTTCGCACGCCGGTCAACGGTCGTGGCAACGCGGCCCTCGACTACGACAACGACGGTCGGATGGATTTTCTGCTCACCGCGCTGGCCGATCGACCGTTCCTGCTGCGCAATCGCGTCGCCAACGGAAACCACTGGCTGACGTTGCACCTCGAGGGGACGCGGAGCAATCGCAGCGGCTACGGCGCGCTGCTGACGCTCGTCGCCGGCGATTTGACGCTGCACTCCGAGGCGCGCTGTCCGACCGGGTTTCTCACGCAGAGTGACGCGCGGCCGCACTTCGGACTCGGTGCGCGCACGAAGATCGACCGCCTGGAAATTCGCTGGCCCAGCGGTCGGACGCAGGTGCTGACCGATCTCGCCGTGGATCAAATTCTCAAGATCAAGGAAACGCCGTGAAACCTCGCCCAATTTTCTCGCTGCTCGCCGCCACCGTGGTTCTAGCGCTTGCGGTCGGATTGCTCCGTGCCGACGAGAAGGCGCACAAGCTGACGACGGTCAGCACCCGCAAGATGGCTGACTCGCTGCACGCGATCATCGCGGCCGACCAGCGCGCCTACGCGGAGCTCGTCGCGAAGTCGCAAGGCGCCGCGGCCGAGAGGCTGCCGACCCATGCGCAGCAGCTGCGGCAAGCGGCGCAGGCGATTCAGAAAAAGGGCGCCGAGTTTTCCTACACGCTGCGTTCGCTCACGCCGATCAATCCGAACAATGGTCCGCAATCCGACGTGGAGCAGACCGGCTTGGATTTCGTCGCGCAGCATCCGGAGGAAAATTACTACCGGGAAGAGGAGCTGGGCGGCCGCAGCTATTTCACCGCGGTGTATGCCGAACGCGCCACGCTCGCGTCCTGCGTGGAATGTCACAACCAGCACGCTGGCAGTCCGCGCCGCGATTGGAAAGCCGGCGACGTCATGGGCGCCGTCGTCGTGCGCGTGCCGCTGGAATTTTGAGGCACCGGCGCGGTCCCGCTTAATCTCTTGGGCGAATCTGTAGCGTGTGCCGCTGAGTTCTGAGCCTCTCGAGCAAAGCCCGCGAATCACGCGAAATGGCGCGAATGCCGGGACAAGAACGCGAGGTGAAGCCGCCGTCCCGGCGGGCGAGGTTGCGGGCGAGGACGTCCGCGCTCCCACGCCGGCGTCGTTCGGGAACGTGACGACCGCGTTGGCGTTGGCTTGATGTAGCCGGCCTCGCTGAGGCCGGCTGCCGGGCTCAGCGAGCCCGGCTACAGCGCTTAGCGACCGGCGTAGGGCTTTTGGTCGATGACGCTCTGGATCGCGGCGTTATTTTCCTCGACGGTTCGATCGCCGTTCGCGTCGGTGGCCGCCGTGAAACTCGCCGCGGGATAGCCGGTCTTCGCCGACGGTGCGTAGGCTTCGCGGCGCAGATGGGCGAGCGGATTGTGACCGAGCCGACGGGCCCGCGCCGCGCGCAGCGCGTCGAGATCGATTTCCGCCACGACGATCTTCTCGCCGGGACCGGGATCGGCCTGCGCCAGAATGCGGCCGTCGTAGTCGACGACCATGCTGCCGCCGGGCCACGAGAACGGACCGTAGTGCTGCAGGCTCGCGCCCTGGTTCGCGGCGACGACGTAGGCGAGATTCTCCAGCGCGCGACAGCGGTTCACGACCGTCCACCAATCCATCGGCGGTGTGGCGCCCCACGGATCCATGTAGGCGGAGACGCGGATCAAAACCTCCGCGCCGTTGAGCGTGAGCGCGCGGATCGCCTCGGGGAAAATCCAGTCGTAGCAGATCGCGCAGCCGAGATTCCCGAGCTCCGTCTGGGCGACAGGGAAGAGTTCCTCGGCGTAGCCCGGCACGTCGTGCGGGCTCGCGTGAACCTCCCACGGAATCCAGGGATTCACCTTCCGGTATTTCGTGAGGATGCCTTCGGGGCCGATCAAACACGAGGTGTTGAACAGCACACCGGGGTGGGCGGGGTCGGATTCGATGAAGGTCCCGGTCTGAATGTAGATCCCGAGTTCGCGCGCCTTGGCGTGGTAGCGCGCGGTGTGTTCGTTCGGCACTGGAACCGCGAGCTTGTCGCGGAGTTCGCGCACCGTGGCGTAGATCGGCGCGGCGTGCGCGAACTCGGGAAACACGACGAGCCTGACCGGGAAGAACGGCCGGTAGCCGACGACTGCGCCGTCGATCATCGCCAGCATTCGGTCGACACGGGCCGAAATCTCGCGGCGATCGGTGGGGCAGGCGAAGTCGGTTTGGCAGGCGGCAACGGCGTAGCGCATGGGGGAAAAGAGCTGAGAGTCTAGAGCTGAGAGCTGAGAGTCCAGAATTCAGAGCGACACACCACCGCAGCATCGCTGATGCGATCCCAGTTTCGGGGTGGTCCGTTCATGGAACCACCCGCGTTTGGTAGGCTTCACGAATCCGGCGCTGCGCGTCGGTTTCGGGTGACCGCTCGCTGGCGGGATACGGATAGCGGCTCATTCCGCGGAACGGCATCGGCTCGAGCGTCTGCGGCGTGCCGGTGTAGAGGTCCATGTCCTTACAGTACGCGTGGGACACGAGCACGAAACTCCGCGTCATGCCCGTTGGCAGCGGCGGCAGCTGCGTGGCGTCGAACTTCGCGGCAATCTCATCGCCGGAGTTCATCAACGCGAACTGATCGTCGAACTCCGTGAGCAGCTCACGCACGTCGCCGTAGCGAGTATAAGAGCCGCGCAGTTGATGGAAGGGCGCCGTCGGCTCGATTTGCTGATAGTCGTAGATCAACGGCAGCCGGCCATCCGGCGAGACCTCCCGCGGAAATCCGACGTAGCGCAGTTCCGCGGCGGCGACGGGCAGCGCGTGCACGTGCACGCGTTCACGGGGCACGGGAATTCCCAGAAAAATCTGGTCGTAGAACATCTCGAGGTTGGACGTCACCCGGAGCTGGCAGCCGGGGCCCGAAGTGATTAAGCCGGTCAGGTCCACTGTCATCGTGCGCGACATGCCGCCGAGCGCGCCGGCATCCGGCACGATCGTCCGCCACGAGCCGTCGGGTTGTCGCTGCTCCACGCGAATCGGTTCCCACGCCACGCTGGCCTGGCCAGCCGCGTAGGTGGTCTGCGAGTAGGGGTACTCGAGATAGCCCGTGATGAAGAGCCAAACGCGTTCGCCCGGCAAAACGGCGGCGAGGCGATCGCCGAAATCGAGTTCGAGGGTGTGGCGTTCGCAAAAACCGAAGAACCGGCGGTCGAGCACCGGCTCGAAGGCATAGCGACGATCGGCGCGGCGCAGGTGGTCCGTGCAATCGGCGCCGTCCGGGCCGACGGCGCGGTCCGGAAAGATCGGCCGCTCGATCGCGAGCAATTCGCGGGTGGGCGCGGGCCCGGTCACCGTCAGTCGCTCATCGGGGAAAACCGCCCAGCCGGCCGGATGATCGATGGCGAGGAGTTCGAGCCGGTCGACGTAGGCGCTTTCCTCCATCGGCTCCGTGATCCGCAGCTCGAAGAAACCGTTGCGCGCGCGCAGCTGTTCCGGCGCAATTTTCACGTGGTCGATCGGCTGCGGGAAAGAATACTCTCCGGGCGCGGCGAGATAGCCCATGCCGCCGACGCCCGCGAAATCGGTGATGAACTCGAAACGTTCTCCATTCCAGGTGAAGAGCACCGGACAGCTCGAGATCTTGCGCTGCGTCTCCGCGACAACGTGAGTGCGGCCGGCGACGAGCGGTTGCTCGACTTGCGCGACGCCGTCGGACCAGAGCAGCTTCACGTAGTCGGCGCGCGGCGCGCCCGAAAGTCCGAAGGTCAGCGGCAGCGGCGACTGGCAGAAACCGCCCGCCTGACCGGTGAGGAGCAGCGATTGCTCGTGCCGCCCGGCGCGGACGGTCACCGTCGCACCGTAGCCGCTGGCCGGGCTCCGGGTGCGTTTGTCGCGGCTACGAACGCCGGTGGGCGCGACGGCCAGCGCGCTGGATGCGGGCGACAGCACCCCCGGCACGAGCAACACGCGCGAAGCTGCGCCGCGCTCAAGCAGCAGAAGATCCGGCACAAGGTCGCCGGTCAGATCCGCCAGCTCGACCCCCGCGATCTCCGCGCCTGTCGCTGCGGTCCACACGCGCGGCTGCAGCGCGAACCGGCCGGCGCCATCGTTCAACAACAGGTGCCCCTCGCGACCGAAGGCGGCGATATCAAGATCGCCATCGAGATCGACATCGGCGACGCGGAAACCGCGGAGCGCTTCCAGCTTCGCATCGAACAGCTCGCTCGGCTGAAAATGCGCGTGTCCGTCGCCGGTGAAGAGCTGCAGCCGGGCGGGCTCGCCGCCGAGCACGAGCAGGTCGAGCAATCCGTCGCCGTTGAAATCCTGCACCACGCCGCCGAGATCGCCACGAATAGCGAGACCGCCGAGATCGGCGGCGCGAAACTTACCGGTGAGCTCGTTGAGCAAGAGCCTCGGCGGCGCGCTCGCGCGGAGCAGAACGAGGTCCGTGTCGCGGTCGCCATCGAGGTCGCCTGGCAAGACGAGCAATGAATCGCCTTCAGGTTCAGCGACGCCGGCGGTGGCGGCGATCTCGGTGAACGTGCCGTCGCTGTTGTTGTTGAAGAGCTGATTCGGTGCGCCTTGGTTGCACACGAATAAGTCGAGATCGCCGTCGTGATCGGCATCGAGCCAGAGCGCGCTGCGAGTCGTGCCGCCGCGAGCGGGTGGGGCGAGCGCGTCGGCGACGCGGACGAATGCGCCGTCGGCCGAGCCACGGAAGAGCGCATTGCCGCCGCTGGCGACGACGAACAGATCCGGCACCTCATCGTTGTCGTAGTCGCCGACGGCACAGGTGAGGGGCGCGTCGACACCCGTCAGCTCGGGAGGTGTTAGTGACTCTAGAATCTCTCCTTCAGGAGGAAGCTTGAGCCGCAATGCGCGGGAATCAGGCCAGCCGGCGAGGAAGACGTAAGCCTGCCGGTGGCTGTCCGAAATCTTCGAAGCGGCCGCGCCACGTTCAGTGGATTGTTGGGGACGCGACGCCCCCGTCGCGTTCGG is part of the Opitutus terrae PB90-1 genome and harbors:
- a CDS encoding CRTAC1 family protein, producing the protein MNRRVFFVLIAAAVIVAFTSGCRPRSAASQPPPAVVEAVNRGVALMGQYDYDGATQAFADALATVPDLADVKVNLAIARFNRGRKESADTEQATRLLESVLQKEPAHLRALYFKGIILQHQGQAAEALPYFEQVLQQRPQDGVAWYILGLCKQRVGQDAEKELLRAIELRPYLASAYYRVWQTLQAAGQTERAAPYLEKFKRLREHPLAETIELPQYNQMGELALVVPVGDTPPAPRARALYRAGHAQEILAHASPASESGATSGDPSAIFGGAAILLRQPEAAEMKGTPPARDDGAATPSSPPNATGASRPQQSTERGAAASKISDSHRQAYVFLAGWPDSRALRLKLPPEGEILESLTPPELTGVDAPLTCAVGDYDNDEVPDLFVVASGGNALFRGSADGAFVRVADALAPPARGGTTRSALWLDADHDGDLDLFVCNQGAPNQLFNNNSDGTFTEIAATAGVAEPEGDSLLVLPGDLDGDRDTDLVLLRASAPPRLLLNELTGKFRAADLGGLAIRGDLGGVVQDFNGDGLLDLLVLGGEPARLQLFTGDGHAHFQPSELFDAKLEALRGFRVADVDLDGDLDIAAFGREGHLLLNDGAGRFALQPRVWTAATGAEIAGVELADLTGDLVPDLLLLERGAASRVLLVPGVLSPASSALAVAPTGVRSRDKRTRSPASGYGATVTVRAGRHEQSLLLTGQAGGFCQSPLPLTFGLSGAPRADYVKLLWSDGVAQVEQPLVAGRTHVVAETQRKISSCPVLFTWNGERFEFITDFAGVGGMGYLAAPGEYSFPQPIDHVKIAPEQLRARNGFFELRITEPMEESAYVDRLELLAIDHPAGWAVFPDERLTVTGPAPTRELLAIERPIFPDRAVGPDGADCTDHLRRADRRYAFEPVLDRRFFGFCERHTLELDFGDRLAAVLPGERVWLFITGYLEYPYSQTTYAAGQASVAWEPIRVEQRQPDGSWRTIVPDAGALGGMSRTMTVDLTGLITSGPGCQLRVTSNLEMFYDQIFLGIPVPRERVHVHALPVAAAELRYVGFPREVSPDGRLPLIYDYQQIEPTAPFHQLRGSYTRYGDVRELLTEFDDQFALMNSGDEIAAKFDATQLPPLPTGMTRSFVLVSHAYCKDMDLYTGTPQTLEPMPFRGMSRYPYPASERSPETDAQRRIREAYQTRVVP
- a CDS encoding CRTAC1 family protein; the encoded protein is MAVAACAFLTALHAAPAPITPRPPTPPIIAQPSDLFEDVTQRAGIDFVHQFAHQRIANILLSNGAGAVVFDYDNDGFVDLYLLNWGPLQGVTVQAAGVTREPNRLYRNRGDGTFEDVTGPAGLAGSGYASAATAGDYDNDGHTDLYIANIGRNLLYRNRGDGTFEDVTAGAGVGHEGAGISAVFFDADNDGRLDLYVVNYLTYIPTNESEQNPGAYPGPLAYAGQANVLYRNRGDGTFEDVTHAAGLSAPGHRGMSVSAFDADRDGDVDLYVSNDDTPNQLFLNDGRGHFAEVATEAGVAFNSIGEAPGSMNAAVADADGDGSPDLFVTRFGYGSLYLNTRPGSYDDRIWASGLGRITQRYVGWGGEFLDYDNDGDADLAVANGSAFVLDGTETLLLENQGDAKFVDASARGGAFFRTPVNGRGNAALDYDNDGRMDFLLTALADRPFLLRNRVANGNHWLTLHLEGTRSNRSGYGALLTLVAGDLTLHSEARCPTGFLTQSDARPHFGLGARTKIDRLEIRWPSGRTQVLTDLAVDQILKIKETP
- a CDS encoding Tll0287-like domain-containing protein; its protein translation is MKPRPIFSLLAATVVLALAVGLLRADEKAHKLTTVSTRKMADSLHAIIAADQRAYAELVAKSQGAAAERLPTHAQQLRQAAQAIQKKGAEFSYTLRSLTPINPNNGPQSDVEQTGLDFVAQHPEENYYREEELGGRSYFTAVYAERATLASCVECHNQHAGSPRRDWKAGDVMGAVVVRVPLEF
- a CDS encoding nitrilase-related carbon-nitrogen hydrolase, whose amino-acid sequence is MRYAVAACQTDFACPTDRREISARVDRMLAMIDGAVVGYRPFFPVRLVVFPEFAHAAPIYATVRELRDKLAVPVPNEHTARYHAKARELGIYIQTGTFIESDPAHPGVLFNTSCLIGPEGILTKYRKVNPWIPWEVHASPHDVPGYAEELFPVAQTELGNLGCAICYDWIFPEAIRALTLNGAEVLIRVSAYMDPWGATPPMDWWTVVNRCRALENLAYVVAANQGASLQHYGPFSWPGGSMVVDYDGRILAQADPGPGEKIVVAEIDLDALRAARARRLGHNPLAHLRREAYAPSAKTGYPAASFTAATDANGDRTVEENNAAIQSVIDQKPYAGR